In Terriglobales bacterium, the following proteins share a genomic window:
- a CDS encoding DUF1800 family protein, which translates to MRTARSTPRLLAILIVVTGLGWAQHGLGSLQITSPTMAVQVGGSTTTLTAKRIFLHAPNRAIPVSARWYSSNPSIATVGQSTGVVTAVAPGSVTITAVSGPFTVATTVVEAVPTGTLTALAINSPDSSIAKGLTEQYTATATIGGSPVDVTAVAVWNSSIAAVAPVNAAGLAKGMTVGGPTNIQASLTVGATTVNSNLLPLTVTAAVLQSVTVSPSPIFMGANTTLQLTATGHWTDGDRNETNNATWNSSDSTNIAAIGINTGLLTGIGIAGSHAANTGTITVTLNPLAPVNVPISVMTANEAGRFLEQATFGPSPADVAHLQSIGFNAWLTEQFGMSQLNSQYLAAPDIPTLQNRFYFNALQAPDQLRMRAAFALEQIVVISSNKVGDPNAFVPWQNVMERDAFGNYKSLMTDVTLSPAMGVYLDMVNNDKPATGMNPNENYARELLQLFTIGLYQLNADGTQQLDISNNPIPTYDESVVQGFAHVFTGWTFPTQPGQVLQRHNSAYYGLPPYGSPMENFTSNHDTTNTKLLLNGVTLPAGQTAQLDLSAAMDNIFNDSTIGPFVCKQLIEHLVKSNPSTTYVQDVVNVFNNDGTGTRGNLQAVFKAILTDPEARAGDFQVFPTQTNPNEGHLREPVLFMTSVLRALNSTHNGSSLTNTGNNMGQNILTSPTVFNFFPPDYVIPQNYFNPVQQGIFGPEFALETPSTAVTRANFISSVVFGSLQSSVQNTLNSYTSLAGSNPAGLVDALNLRLMHGQMSTTPSGGMRGAIISAVSFYPASQALTRVQTAVYLILSSSQYQVQH; encoded by the coding sequence ATGCGAACTGCAAGGTCAACACCGCGTCTGTTAGCAATCCTGATTGTCGTTACTGGATTAGGTTGGGCCCAACACGGGCTCGGATCTCTGCAGATCACATCGCCAACCATGGCGGTACAGGTCGGTGGCAGCACGACAACGTTGACTGCCAAGCGTATTTTCCTGCACGCGCCTAATCGTGCCATTCCCGTTTCCGCCAGGTGGTATTCCTCGAATCCGAGTATCGCTACAGTCGGCCAGTCCACAGGCGTGGTGACCGCTGTTGCTCCTGGCAGTGTGACGATTACCGCGGTGAGCGGTCCCTTCACCGTTGCCACGACTGTCGTTGAGGCGGTGCCGACGGGAACACTGACCGCCCTTGCCATTAACTCTCCGGATAGTTCGATCGCAAAAGGATTGACGGAGCAATACACAGCGACCGCCACTATTGGGGGTAGCCCTGTCGATGTAACCGCCGTAGCGGTCTGGAATTCCTCAATTGCTGCGGTAGCTCCCGTCAATGCAGCGGGTCTCGCCAAGGGCATGACGGTTGGAGGTCCCACCAATATCCAGGCTTCCTTGACGGTCGGAGCGACTACCGTCAACAGTAACCTTCTTCCCCTCACAGTAACTGCTGCGGTGCTGCAGTCGGTTACCGTCTCGCCATCGCCGATATTCATGGGAGCGAATACAACGCTGCAGCTCACCGCCACCGGACATTGGACTGATGGTGACCGCAACGAAACCAATAATGCTACCTGGAATTCAAGTGATTCAACCAACATCGCAGCGATCGGTATCAACACAGGATTGCTCACAGGTATCGGCATTGCCGGCTCGCATGCCGCAAATACCGGCACCATTACGGTGACTTTAAACCCCTTAGCCCCGGTTAACGTCCCCATTAGCGTCATGACCGCCAATGAAGCTGGACGCTTCCTGGAGCAGGCCACCTTCGGTCCTTCACCCGCTGACGTCGCCCACTTGCAGAGCATCGGCTTCAATGCCTGGCTGACCGAGCAGTTCGGCATGTCCCAGTTGAATTCACAGTACCTTGCTGCTCCCGACATTCCTACGTTACAGAACCGCTTCTACTTCAACGCGCTGCAGGCCCCAGACCAGTTACGCATGCGCGCCGCCTTTGCCCTGGAGCAGATCGTGGTCATCTCGTCCAATAAAGTTGGCGACCCGAATGCCTTTGTGCCCTGGCAAAACGTGATGGAACGCGATGCCTTCGGGAACTACAAGAGCCTGATGACGGATGTCACTCTGAGTCCGGCCATGGGTGTCTATCTCGACATGGTCAACAACGACAAGCCCGCAACAGGTATGAATCCCAACGAGAACTACGCCCGCGAGCTGTTGCAGCTCTTCACCATCGGACTCTACCAGCTCAACGCGGACGGCACACAACAACTTGATATCAGCAATAACCCTATTCCTACGTATGACGAGAGCGTAGTGCAGGGTTTCGCGCACGTATTCACCGGTTGGACATTTCCCACCCAGCCGGGCCAGGTCCTGCAAAGGCACAACTCGGCGTACTACGGTCTTCCACCCTACGGAAGTCCGATGGAAAACTTTACCTCGAACCACGACACCACCAACACCAAGCTGCTGTTGAATGGAGTGACGCTCCCGGCAGGTCAAACCGCACAACTGGATCTCAGTGCTGCGATGGACAATATCTTCAACGACTCGACCATAGGCCCGTTCGTGTGCAAGCAGCTCATTGAGCATCTGGTGAAGAGCAATCCATCAACGACCTACGTGCAAGATGTAGTGAATGTATTTAACAACGATGGAACCGGGACACGCGGTAACCTGCAGGCGGTGTTTAAGGCAATCCTGACGGATCCCGAAGCCAGGGCTGGAGACTTTCAGGTATTTCCTACCCAGACCAATCCAAATGAGGGGCATTTGCGCGAGCCGGTCCTCTTTATGACTTCTGTACTGCGCGCGTTGAATTCCACACATAACGGCAGCTCACTTACCAACACGGGCAACAATATGGGGCAGAACATTCTCACCTCGCCCACTGTCTTCAACTTCTTCCCGCCGGATTATGTTATTCCGCAAAATTACTTCAATCCGGTCCAGCAGGGGATCTTCGGGCCCGAATTTGCCCTTGAAACCCCCAGTACCGCTGTCACCCGTGCCAATTTTATTAGCTCGGTCGTCTTTGGTTCGTTGCAGTCGTCGGTACAGAACACGCTGAATAGTTATACGTCACTGGCGGGAAGTAATCCCGCCGGGCTGGTAGATGCGCTCAACTTGCGGCTCATGCATGGCCAGATGTCCACGACTCCCTCGGGGGGAATGCGTGGTGCCATTATCAGCGCAGTCTCTTTCTATCCTGCGTCGCAGGCGCTCACTCGGGTACAGACAGCGGTTTACCTGATTCTATCGTCATCGCAATATCAGGTGCAGCACTAA